The nucleotide sequence GCCGGCCCGCGCCGCGCTCACGCATCGCGGGCAGCAGACCCTGCACCACCCGCAGCGGACCGAAGGTGTTGAGCTGGAAGAGGGCTTCGACCTCGGAGACCGGCACGCTCTCCAAGGGCGCGCGGACCGTCGCGCCCGCGTTGCTGACCAGTACGTCGATCTCACCGGCCGCCCGGACGGCCTCGTCCACACTTCCCTGGTCGGTGACGTCGAGCCGTAGCCGCTGGTCGACGGGGAGGTCGTCGAGGTCGTCGGTCCTGCGGGCCGTGGCGACGACCCGGTGGCCCCGGCGGGCGAGTTCGACGGCGATGGCGCGGCCGATACCTCTGGAGGCGCCGGTGATGAGCACGGACGTCATGTCGGTCTCCTCCTCACCCGAGAAGCGAGCACGAGAGCTGTTCGGGTCGACAGGATCGCCGCACACCACGGGACGACGTGTGTTCCCCTTGGGAAAACGACGCTATACCGCGATCGGACCGACCGCATGCCCAGGGATTCTCAGCTGGTCACCTGGTCGGTGAGCAGGGCGGCGTCGGCACCGCGCGGTGCAGGAGAGTCCGAGCCGCCGCGCCGACACGGCAGCGCCTGGATCGTCGTCATGCGCGCTGGTCTCCGTCCGGCGCTTCGTCCACGGCGTGGTCCGAGGGGAAGACCAAGGCCGCCACCGCGGTCGCGACGGCCGCCACCGCGGGGCCGAGGCGCAGGTCGAGGGTCATGGCGCCGGAGGCCGTCAGCGAGCCCAGGACGAGCATGACGACCACGACGACGCGGATGGGCGCGTGCTTACCGCTGCCGTCGGCGGCGTCTTGCGCCAGGCTGGTCAGGGTGCCGGTGACGAACGTCGTGGTCACCCCGGACGAGCGCTCGTACCGCTTGGCCGCTGCGGTCTGGGCGCCCATGGCCGCCGCCGACACGGCGAGCAGCCCCAGCCGCAGCGCGGATCCAGGCCCGGGTCCTGAGCCGGAGCCGTTTCCCGAACTGGCGGCGATCGCGGCGAGCAGGGCGGCGTTGAGCCCCACCACGCTCCACAGCACCCGGCGGATCGCGCGCCGCTGACCGTCCGGCCGTACCGGTGTGGCCAGGGACGCGGCGTACACCGCGAGCAGGAAGGCGGCCAGTGCGGTGGCCGCTCCGGTCACGAGGTCGCCGTACGCCGGCTGGGCGGTGAGCCCGGCCAGCACGAGGCTGCCGGTCATGTTCGCGGTGAACACCCCGCCGAGCTGCGCGAAGGCGAAGGCGTCGCCGGCGCCCGCCGCGTACGACATCAGCGCCGACACGGTGGCCAGGCGCCCTCTCCCGGAGGGCGCGGATACGGAGGGCACAGGCGTGGCTCAGGCTGTCTTCGCGGGGGCGGTCGGGTTCTTGCGAGCGACGACGAGCGGGTCGGCCGGGGTGAAGGGGGACTCCGGCGACAGTGCGGGCATGGGGAACCTTTCATGTCATAGGTTCGTCCTATATGCCCACTATCCCCATCGACCTCACCGCCCCTGACGCGTTCGAGTGACCCCCGTGGAGCGGCCACGCCTCGCCGCCGCCCCACCGCGTCACTGCGGCCCGTCGAGAAGCGCCGCCTCCTCGCGCAACGCGCCGACCACCACGGCCACTTCGGCCGTGGGCGGGTCCGCGGTGACCGCTACGGCGGACCGGCCGAACCATGACGGGTCCTCCACCGCGACGGTGCGCACGCCCGCCGGTACGGATGCCGCTGCCAGCCGGGGCAGTACGGTGATGCCGAGCCCGGCGGCGACAAGCCCGAGGCGGGTGGGCCACTCCCGGGCCGCGTGGGCGATCCGGGGGTGCTCCAGGGTCGGCCACGCGCCGAACTGGGGATCGTCACGCAGGCCCTTTCCCACGATCCACGGTTCCGTGGCGAGTTCGGCGACGGCGACGCTGTCACGGCCCGCGAACCGGTGGGCGGCGGGCAGGGCGACGAGCAGACCGCCCTCCAGCAGCAACTCGCTCCGCAGGCCGTCGAGATCGTAGGCGGGCAGGTCGGATCCGACGCCGATCACGGCGACTTCGATCCGATGCGCCCGCAACTGCCGTAGCTGTGTGGGCGAGGAGCCCTCCGCGAGGTCCACCTCCAGCCCCGGGTGCTCCCGTCCGAGCCGTGCCATCGCGCGGGGTACGAGCACGGCCGCGGCGGCGGGGAAGGCGGCGACGGTCACGCGCCCGGTGACATGGTCCCGCAGTCCCGCGATGTCCCGGTCGGCGCCGTCGATCTCGTGCAGTACCGTCGCCGCCCGCCGGGCCAGGAGCCGTCCGGCCGGCGACGGGCTCACCCCACGGGCGCCCCGTACGAACAGCGCGGCGCCGGCGGCGGTCTCCATGGCGGCGACCTGGCGGGACACGGCCGACTGCGTGTACCCGAGCGCGTCGGCCGCCGCCGTGAACGATCCGGTGTCGACCACGGCGGAAACGACCCGGAGACCGTTGATCGTGAACTCGCTCATGACCTCCACCCTAGTCGCCGGCCATGCGCAACACGCATAGCTCCTGTGCTTGATCATCGCTGGTGGAATGACTCGGGGCGGCGCAGTGTGGAGGTGTCGGAGAGCGACAGCTCACACAGGAGGCACCAGTTATGACGAAGACATGGTTCATCACCGGAACATCACGGGGATTCGGCAACGAGTGGGCACGGGCCGCGCTGGAGCGCGGTGACCGGGTGGCGGCGACCGCCCGCGACCTGAGCAGGCCCGCCGAACTGGCCGACCGCTACGGGGACGCGGTGCTGCCGATCCAGCTGGACGTCACCGACCGCGCGGCGGTGGGTGCGGCGGTGCGCAAGGCGTACGACCACTTCGGCTCGCTGGACGTCGTCGTCAACAACGCGGGCTACGGCCACTTCGGCATGGTCGAGGAGGTGACCGAGAGCGAGCTGCGCGCGCAGCTGGAGACGAACTTCTTCGGCGCCGTGTGGGTCACCCAGGCCGCCCTTCCCCTCATGCGGGAGCAGCGCCGTGGGCACATCCTCCAAGTGACCAGCGAGGGCGGGGTGCGGGCGTACCCCGGGATCGGCGCGTACCACGCGTCGAAGTGGGCCCTGGAGGGACTGTCCGAGTCGCTGGCGCAGGAGGTGGCGCCGTTCGGCATCCACGTCACCAGTGTGGAGCCCGGCCCCTACGCGACCGACTGGCTCGACCGGGGAGCGCGCCGCAGCGCGTCGCATCCCGACTACGCCGGGGTCCGCGAGACGACGGCGCCGGAGTTCGAGGTCGGCGACCCGCGCGCCACACGCGAGGCGATCCTGCGGATCGTCGACGCGCCTGAGCCACCGCTGCGGGTCTTCCTCGGCAAGTCCTTTCCCGCTGTGGCCGAGCTGTACGAGGAGCGGCTGCGGACCTGGCGCGATTGGCAGCCGGTCTCCGTGGCGGCGTTCGGCTGACGTCGTAGGCTGACTACGCACTGCTTGATCGCACTGCTGGTGCGACGGACGGCCAATCGGCGCCGGAGATCGTTCGGCGCCGGTACGAACGAGACTGGAGAGCCGGTTGACGGTCGAATCTTTTCCGGGGCCCGAGCCGCAATCGGTGCTCAGCCCGCTGACCACCGGTGCGATCTTCCTGGTGGTCACGGTCGACGCCGGGGGCGAGGAGACGGTGCAGGACCTGCTGGCCGATCTGTCCGGCCTCGAACGCGCCTTCGGGTTCGGGGCGCCCGACGGCGCGCTGAGCTGTGTCGCCGGGATCGGCGCCGGCCTGTGGGACCGGCTGTTCGAGCTGCCCAGGCCGGTGGGGCTGCATCCCTTCAAGGAGCTGGTCGGGGCCCGGCACCGCGCGGTCGCCACCCCGGGCGACCTGCTCTTCCACATCCGGGCCACCCGGCCTGACCTGTGCTTCGCGCTGGCGACCGAGATCATGGACCGGCTGCGCGGCGCGGTCACCGTGCGGGACGAGGTCCAGGGGTTCAAGTACCTGGACACCCGTGACCTGATGGGTTTCGTCGACGGCACCGAGAACCCGGTCGGCGGCGCCGCCCGTACGGCGGTCCTGGTCGGCGACGAGGACCCCGCCCACACCGGCGGCAGCTATGTGATCGTGCAGAAGTACCTGCACGACCTGGATGCCTGGAACACCCTGCCCGTCGAGGCGCAGGAGAAGATCATCGGCCGTAAGAAGCTCAACAACGTCGAGCTGGACGAGGACGCCTCGCACGTCGCGCTGACGACCATCGTGGGTCCCGACGGTGACGAGCAGCAGATCCTGCGGGACAACATGCCCTTCGGCAGCCCGGGTCGCGGCGAGTTCGGTACGTACTTCATCGGCTATTCGCGCACGCCGGACGTCACGGAACAGATGCTGCGCAACATGTTCCTCGGCGCGCCGAACGCGAGCCACGACCGCATCCTGGACTTCTCGACCGCCGTGACCGGCACCCTCTTCTTCGCCCCGTCCGTGGACTTCCTCGACGGCCTTCCCGACTCGGCTTCGGCCACCACCTCCGTACCCCGGCCCGCGGTCACGCCCGCCGACGGCAGCCTGGGGATCGGCGACCTGAACAGGAGCACCGCCCGGTGAACAATCTGCACCGCGATCTCGCCCCCGTCTCCGCTGCCGCCTGGGCCGATCTGGAGGCCGAGGCGCAGCGCACCTTCAAGCGCAATGTGGCCGCCCGCCGGATCGTGGACGTGCCCGAGCCCGGGGGGCCTGAGCTGGCCGCCGTGGCCACCGGGCATCTCGACCCGGTCGCCGCGCCCGCCGAGGGCGTCCTGGCGCACACCCGCCACTCGCAGCCCGTCGTGGAGCTGCGCGTCCCGTTCACCGTGGACCGGCAGCAGGTGGACGACGTGGAGCGGGGCGCCCAGGACGCCGACTGGCAGCCGGTGAAGGACGCCGCGCGGCGGCTGGCCTTCGCCGAGGACCGGGCCGTCTTCGAGGGGTATCCGGAGGCGGGTATCGAGGGCATCCGCGCCGGCTCGTCCAACCCGGCGGTGCCGCTCCCCGCCGATGTGCGCGAGTACCCGAACGCCGTGAGCCGTGCCATCACCGCGCTGCGGCTGGCCGGTGTCGAGGGCCCGTACACCCTGGCGCTGAGCGCCGACGCGTACACCGCGGTGAACGAGACGTCGGACCACGGCTATCCCATCCACGAACACATCGCGCGTCTCCTCGACGGCGACATCATCTGGGCCCCGGCCATCGACGGCGCGTTCCTGCTGTCGGCCCGGGGCGGGGACTTCGAACTGCGCCTGGGGCAGGACGTGTCCATCGGTTATCTCAGCCATGACGCGACGAGTGTGCAGCTGTACTTCCAGGAGACGCTGACGTTCCTGGTGCACACCAGCGAGGCCGTCGTCGCGCTCACGCCCTAAAGGCCGGGGGCGAGGACCGCTGTGGCCCACTCCTCGTCGGTGGCCGCGAGGAGTGGGGCCGTGCGCGCCGCAGGCAGCAGCGGGCCGTGGTCGGCGGTGACCCGGAGCGCCGACACCGCTGTGAGATGGCCGAGCCGCAGGGCGGCGACCGGGCCGCCGCCCTGGCGCGTGCCCGCCAGGAAGCCGGCCGCGAACGCGTCGCCCGCGCCGACCGGTTCGGCCACGTCCGTGGTGAGCGCGGGCACCGTGTACGACTCCGGGCCGACGAAGGCCGTGGCGGAGCGGGAGCCGTCCTTGACGACCAGGGTCCCCGGCCCGGGCAGCAACGCGCGTACCGCCTCCGGGTCCTTCAGGTCCGCGCCCCACAGCGCCTGGGCCTCGTCCAGCCCGACGAAGACGATGTCGGCGCGTCCGGCCAGTGCCCGCAGCGTTGTGGCGGCCGTCCCTGCCGGGGTGCCGGACCACAGTGCGGGGCGGTGGTTGACGTCGAAGCTGACCCGGTACGGCCGGTCGGGGGCGAGGACCGCCTCCACCAGCGCGTGGCAACTGGCGGACAGTGCCGGGGTGATGCCCGTGACATGGACGAGTCCGGCGTCGGACAGGCCGCCGTCCCGCAGGAGTTCGGGCCCCAGTGCGGCGGCCGCCGAACCGCGCCGGTAGTAGTGGACGCGGGTGGCGTCCCGCCCCGGGTCCTTGATCAGCAGCCCGGTGGGGCGCTCCGGGTCGGTGCGTACGCCGGAGACATCGACGCCGGAAGCGGCGACGCGCTCCCGTATCCGGCGCCCGAACGGATCGGCGCCCAGCGCGGACACCCAGCGGGCGGGCACACCGTGGTCGGCGAGATACATCGCCACGTTCGACTCGGCGCCCGCGATGTCGATCCGCAGCAGGTCGGCGGTGTCGAGTGGGGTGACCGGGTCCGGTGCGAGAGCCGCCATCGTCTCGCCGACGCAGACAACAGGGCCGCTCATGCCGGGCCTTCGGCGGCCGGTACCCCGGTGCGTACGACATCGAGGAACGTCCTCGTCCGCGCCCGCAGCGCCTCCAGGTCTCCGCCGTCCGCCGCGTCACCGATCAGTGGGGACCCGACGCCCACAGCCGTCGCACCGGCCGCCAGATACTCGGCCGCTGCAGTCGCGTCCACTCCCCCGACCGGCACGAACGGCAGCCCGGGGAACGGGCCGCGCAGCGCCCGCAGATAGGCGGGGCCGCCCGCCTGCGCCGCCGGGAATATCTTGAGCGCCTCGGCGCCGAGCCGCAGCGCCGACAGGATGTCCGTGGGCGTCATCACCCCGGCGAGCACCGGCAGTCCGAGTTCCCTGGCCGCCGTGACTCCGTCGCCGACGGCGGGTGTCACGACGAAATCGGCTCCCGCTCCGTGCGCCGCGCGCGCGTCGTCGGCGCTCAGCACCGTACCCGCGCCGAGGGGTGCGTCAGGCCCCAGTGCGGCCCTGGCCCGGTTGATCACCGTGAGCGCGTCCCTGCCGCTCAGCGAGACCTCGACCAGGGCGACGCCCTCCTCGACGAGGGTCAGTACGGTCTTCAGCGCGGCGTCCGGGTCGTCGCCGCGCACGATGGCGACCAGACGGTGCGCGTGCAGCGCGCCGAGCAGATCCATGGGGTGGTTCCTTTCACCTGCGGTGTGTCGTTGTCATGGTCAGGCGCCAGCGGACCTCGCCCGCCGCCGGGACGCGGGCCGCGTCCTCCTCCCCCGCCGCCGCCAGGTCGAAGACGCGGCCGAGCATGGGCTCCACACCGACGGACCGGTACGGCGCGTCGTCGGGAAAGCCGCCGAGGTTGCGCCAGAGGGCGATCGAGACGGGTTGTCCCGGGGCCTCCAGCGCGAGTGTCAGTGTGTCGGGACCGTCGTGGACGGCCGCCTCCGGTGTGTTGATCACGGCTCCGAGCGCCGTGCCGTCGTCGGGTCCGAGCCGGTCCAGCCGTACGCCGCCGACGCGCGGCCACTGCCCGCGGACGGTGTCCGAGCCGCCGTCCGGGTACAGCGAAAGCCCTGCCCTGTCACGCAGTTCGACCGTGGCCGCCTCGGAGACGTCCAGCAGCGCGTGCGCCGCCCAGAGGAAGCGGTAGCCCGGCTCGGCGGTCAGCCGGTAGTCGACGGCCGTGCGCCCCGGCCGCGTACGGATACGGCGGACGAGCCGGAAGTCCGGGCAGTCCACGGCCTCTTCGCCCGCGCCCACGCGCACCCAGGGCCTGCTCCAGGCCACGCCGTGGTCCGGGGTGCCGCGTACCGTCGGAACACACTCCTCAAGGCCGCCGGCGTCCGCGAAGGCGTCCCCCGGCCGTACGCCGTCCCTGCGCGGCTCGTCCCGGTGCCACAGCCACTCCCGGCCGCCGTCCGCGCGCAGGGAGGTCCAACGCCCGCCGTGCGCGGCATCCGTGACGACCTGCGGGCCGGTCACCGCACCACTCGTCGCGTCGCTCACCATTCGGCGAACGATCCGTCCTCGTGCCGCCAGACCGGGTTGCGCCAGGCGTGTCCTGACCGGTCCGCCGCCCGTACCGCCGCCTCGTCCACGGTGATGCCGAGCCCCGGCAGCTCCGTGCGGTGCGCCTGCCCGGCCACGAACCGGAAGGGCTCGGTGTCGACGAGGTACGACAGCAGGTCGGCCTCCTTGTTGTAGTGGATGCCCCTGCTCTGCTCCTGGATGAGGAAGTTGGGTGTGCAGAAGGCGATTTGCAGACTGGCGGCGAGCGCGATCGGGCCGAGCGGGCAGTGCGGGGCCAGCAGCGCCCCGTACGTCTCGGCGAGCGACGCGATCCGGTGGACCTCGGATATACCGCCGGCGTGCGACAGGTCCGGCTGGGCCACCGCTATCCCGGCGGTCAGGGCGGGCAGGAACTCCGAGCGCCCGTAGAGCCGTTCACCGGTCGCGATCGGCACGTTCACGGCCGCCACCAGACCCGCCAGCAGGTGGTTGTGCTCGGGCAGCAGCGGCTCCTCGGCGAACAGCGGCTGCAGCGGGGCTATTTCATGCAGCACCCGGCGCGCGCCGGCCGGGCTGAACCGGCCGTGGAAGTCCACCGCCACGTCCCGCTCAGGGCCCAGCACCTCCCTGACGGCCGCCACCCGTGCCACCACGGCCGCCGTCTCGGCCGGTGTGGACAGCGGTGACGTACGGCCCGCCGCGTTCATCTTGACGGCGGTGAAGCCCGCTTCGACCTGCTCGGTGACATCCTCGGTGAGCTGGCCGGGTTCGTCCCCGCCGACCCAGGCGTAGACCCGTACGGAGTCCCTGACCGGGCCGCCGAGCAGCGCGTGCACCGGCGCTCCGTACGTCTTGCCCGCGATGTCCCACAGGGCCTGGTCGAGGCCGGCGACGGCGCTGGAGAGCACGGGCCCGCCCCGGTAGAAGCCGCCCTTGGTCATCACCTGCCAGTGGTCCTGGATCCGCAACGGGTCCTGGCCCACGAGGTGTTCGGCGAGTACGTCGACGGCGGCGCGCACCACTTCGGCCCGGCCCTCCACCACCGGCTCGCCCCAGCCGACCACCCCGTCGTCGGTCTCGATCCGGCAGAACAGCCAGCGGGGCGCCACCAGGAACGTCTCGACGCGAACGATCTTCACTTCGGCTCGGTGCCTTTCGTACGGGGGGTGCCGTGGACCTTGTCGAGGTCGCGTACCGCCTGGTCGAGCAGGGCGCGCATGGCGCGTTCAGCGGCGTCCTGGTCCTGCGCCCGTACCGCGTCGAGCACGGCCCGGTGGCTCGGTACGGGGTCCTCACCGTGCGGCGAGCTGTGCACGATCTCGTCGCGGTGGGCGAGGCCCGACTCGATGACCATCTCCATCCGTTCGAGGAGTTCGTTGTGGGTCGCTGCGAGCAGCGCCCGGTGGAAGGCGAGGTCGGCCTCGACGGCGTGGCCGGGGCCGCCTGTTCCCTCGACGGTGGCCATGGCGGTCAGTGCCGCTTCCAGTGCCTGGAGGTCGTCGTCGGTGCGGCGTTCGGCGGCGAGCCTGACGGCGGCCGGCTCGATGATGCCGCGCACCTCACCGAGGTGGCGCAGCAGTCCGAGGTCGGCGCCGGAGCTGGTGCCTTCGGCGAACTGCCAGCGCAGCACGTCGGCGTCGAGCAGGTTCCAGTCGGCCCGCGCCCTGACGAAGGTGCCGCGCTTCTGCCGCGCGTCGACCATGCCCTTGGCCGCCAGCACCTTCAGCGATTCCCGCAGGGCGGTCAGACTGACGTCCAACTCGCTCTGCAGTGCGGGGAGGTCGAGTGTCGCTCCCTCGGGGATCTCACCGCTGAGCACCCGGCGCGCGAGAGTCTCCACGGTCTGGCCGTGCACTCCGCGGCGCGCGTATGGCGTCATGTCGTTCTGCCTTTCTGCTGGTCGGTAGGGGGTACGGCGGGCGGTCAGGCCGATGCCTTGAGCACGCTCCAGCCGCCGTCGACGACCAGGCTCGTTCCGGTGATGTAGGAGGCTTCCCCTGCGGCGAGGAAGGTGATGGCGGCGGCCGCCTCCTCGGGTGTCCCGAACCGGCGGGCAGCGGTCTCGGCGACGCTGCGTTCCCGGTCGGCCTCCCCGACCCGGTCCCAGGCCGCGGTGAGGATCGGTCCCGGCAGCACGGCGTTGACCCGCACGTCGGGCCCGTACTCGACGGCGAGTTGGGAGCAGAGCGAGAGCAGGGCGCCCTTGGTCGCCGCGTACGCGGGGTGGCCGGGGATGCCCTTGTGCGCGTGGACCGACGAGACGAGGACGACGGATCCGGCGTTGTCCCGCAGATCGGGCAGGCAGGCCTTGAAGCCGAGGAAGCCGCCGGTGAGGTTGACGGCGAGCTGCCGCTCCCAGGAGGCGAGGGACATCTCGTGGGCGGGGGTGACGTCCACGGTGTAGGCGTTGCTGACGAGCACACCGACGGGTCCGTAGGTGTGCGCGGCGGCGACGATCCGGTCCCAGCCGTCCTGTTCGGCGACGTCCGCCCTGACGAAGACGGCGCGTCCGCCGTCGTCGCGTATGCGTGCGGCGGTGGTCTCGCCGCGCTCCGCCGTGATGTCGGCGAGGACGACGGCTGCGCCTTCGGCCGCGAGGCGTCGCGCCGCTGCGGCGCCGATGCCCGAGGCGGCTCCGGTGACCACGGCGACGCGGTCGGTGAAGCGGGCGGCAGAGTTCATGAGGCGGGTCCACTCCTCGGTGTTGGTGGACGCTTCGTGGCGTCCTGGGCGACTTTAGTGACTGCGGGGATGCGGTACGGACAGCGCAGGGTCACTGTCTGGTCAGTACCACCAGTTCCGCGTCGTAGTGCGCGCTCCAGGTGAACGGCAGCCCTGAGTGCAGCAGATGGGCCCCGCTGAGGACGGTGCCGGTCGCCGTGTCGGCGTACCGCGCCCGCGGATCGAGGCCGCGCAGCCGCAGCCGGGACGCGCGTCCCGGTACGAGCGGCGCGCCGTCGAGCCGGCCGGTGTTCCACGCGGTGACGACGACGCGGGCGCCGCCCGGCTCGTCGTACTGCACACCGCAGGTGGCGTCGGCCGGTGTGTTGAGCAGCCTGATCTCGCCGTGGTGGATGACGTCCCTGATGTCCTTGTAGCGGGCCACCCACCCGGCGGCCTCGGTGCGTTGCTCGGGCGTCCAGGTGCGGATGTCGGCGCCGATGCCGAGCACGCCCGCCATCGCGTTGACGAAGCGGAAGCCGAGGGAGCGCGGGCGCGGGTCGAAGACGCCGGGCGAGTCGGTGACCCAGGAGCTCATGGTGTGCGGGGCGTGCGCGTGCAGGTAGCCGTACTGGATGGAGAGCCGGTCCAGCGGGGCCGTGTTGTCACTCGGCCAGACGACGTCCGTACGGGCGATGGTGGCGTGTTCGATCCGGGCGCCGCCGCCCGCGCAGCCTTCGACGGTGACGTCGGGGTGGTGGGCGCGCAGATGGTCGAGAACCCGCAGGTAGCCGGCGACGTGCGCGGCGTCGAGGTCCTGTTGTTCGGCGGGGCCGCCGCCCGGCCTGCCGCGCTCGGTGGGCGGCCGGTTCATGTCCCACTTGAGGTAGCTGATCGGGTGGTCGCCGAGGAGCCGGTCGAGGGTGGCGAGGACGAAGTCCTGCACGTCGGTGCGGCCGAGGTCGAGGAGGAGCTGGTTGCGGACGAGGGTGGCGGGGCGGCCTTCGACGCGGTAGACCCATTCGGGGTGCCGGGCGTACAGCTCCGAAGCGGGGCTGATCGCCTCCGGCTCGACCCAGAGGCCGAAGTCCATGCCCAGCGCGCGCACCTGGCCGATGAAGTCGTCGAAGCCTGCGGGGAACGCCTTCGGGTCGGGGGTCCAGTCGCCGAGGCCGCCGGTGTCGTCGGCACGGCCGGGGAACCAGCCGTCGTCGACGACGAACAGTTCGGCGCCCATGTCGGCGGCGAGCGAGGCGAGTTCGAGCTGGCTCGCCGCCTCGACCGCGAATCCGGTGGCTTCCCAGGAGTTGTAGAGCACCTTGCGGGGGCGGTTCATCCGGTCGCCGGTGAGTCCGCGCTCGTAGCGGTGCCAGACGCGGGCCAGCCCTTCCAGTCCGTCCGGGCTGAAGGCGCAGGCCAGGCGCGGGGTGGTGAGGGTGGCGCCGGGGGCGAGCCGGACGGCGCCTTCGTGCGGCACCCGTCCGGCACGCACGCGGAGGGCGCCGCCGGGCTCGGCGTCGGCGGTGATGTGCCAGTTGCCCGACCACTCCAGCGCGATGCCGTAGGTGGGCGTCGCGCCTTCGGCCGGTGCGGCGGCGTCCTGGACGGCGAGCCACGGCGCGTACGCGTGGCCGGGGACGGCCTGGGTGGAGCCCATCTCGAAGCGCCCGCGGGTCAGTTCGAGCTGGGTGCGCTGGAACTCCCGCGA is from Streptomyces sp. NBC_00370 and encodes:
- a CDS encoding alpha-galactosidase; its protein translation is MTARESWLLRTEHTVYEVALADTGQWAELVAWGPHGVESGPSPLDWSRRTHFITPADLAPAEYIPYGLRPFNGADLVAQRPGAERGVYWRFTEASADADRALRLVFTDDTLGLRAALCYETVAGTDVILRWTELTCVGDDELRLERFDSAAVNIPAADAARLTYLSGQWSREFQRTQLELTRGRFEMGSTQAVPGHAYAPWLAVQDAAAPAEGATPTYGIALEWSGNWHITADAEPGGALRVRAGRVPHEGAVRLAPGATLTTPRLACAFSPDGLEGLARVWHRYERGLTGDRMNRPRKVLYNSWEATGFAVEAASQLELASLAADMGAELFVVDDGWFPGRADDTGGLGDWTPDPKAFPAGFDDFIGQVRALGMDFGLWVEPEAISPASELYARHPEWVYRVEGRPATLVRNQLLLDLGRTDVQDFVLATLDRLLGDHPISYLKWDMNRPPTERGRPGGGPAEQQDLDAAHVAGYLRVLDHLRAHHPDVTVEGCAGGGARIEHATIARTDVVWPSDNTAPLDRLSIQYGYLHAHAPHTMSSWVTDSPGVFDPRPRSLGFRFVNAMAGVLGIGADIRTWTPEQRTEAAGWVARYKDIRDVIHHGEIRLLNTPADATCGVQYDEPGGARVVVTAWNTGRLDGAPLVPGRASRLRLRGLDPRARYADTATGTVLSGAHLLHSGLPFTWSAHYDAELVVLTRQ